In Kitasatospora sp. NA04385, a single genomic region encodes these proteins:
- a CDS encoding carboxylesterase/lipase family protein has product MAVVLTRDGAVRGERRPGGGVRFLGIPYARPPVGELRFAAPVPPEPWGGVRDATAYGPTAQRRPFGAVTTIPEPSVPGADVLNLNVFTPEPGPAGVGAGLPVLVWIHGGGYVAGSAASPWYDGAAFNRDGVVLVSVGYRLGVEGFLHLPDAPDNRGVRDWVAALEWVRDNVAAFGGDPGRVTVAGQSAGGGAVQSLLGVPAARGLFRAVLSVSGAVLEPDAPAVAAGLAARTGAVLTAAALRDASDAELLALQDALAAEGDPLKCLAPYPDGSWVTRPVREAVAAAEVPLLLGFTAHEFAAPAGSEPEDGVGGWLAAFGLDGERAARFTADHPGAGLGDVLTDWLFRAPALARAEARAERGLPTWLYQFDWSGDAPGRAGQAYHCTDLPFAFDLLHAEGVTAALGGRPPQALADAVHGAWVAFVRDGDPGAGWPPYGDGRAVMRWDVPLRVESDPLRCVREVWGD; this is encoded by the coding sequence ATGGCAGTCGTCCTCACCCGTGACGGGGCGGTGCGCGGGGAGCGCCGTCCCGGTGGTGGTGTCCGTTTCCTCGGGATTCCGTACGCCCGGCCGCCGGTCGGGGAGTTGCGGTTCGCCGCGCCGGTGCCGCCGGAGCCGTGGGGCGGGGTGCGGGACGCCACCGCGTACGGGCCCACGGCGCAGCGGCGGCCGTTCGGGGCGGTGACGACCATTCCCGAGCCGAGTGTTCCGGGGGCGGACGTGCTCAACCTGAACGTCTTCACGCCCGAGCCCGGGCCCGCAGGGGTCGGGGCGGGGCTGCCGGTGCTGGTGTGGATCCACGGGGGCGGGTACGTGGCGGGGAGCGCGGCCAGCCCCTGGTACGACGGGGCCGCGTTCAACCGGGACGGGGTGGTGCTGGTCAGTGTCGGCTACCGGCTCGGCGTGGAGGGGTTCCTGCACCTGCCCGACGCGCCGGACAACCGGGGCGTGCGGGACTGGGTCGCCGCGCTGGAGTGGGTCCGGGACAACGTGGCGGCCTTCGGCGGCGATCCCGGCCGGGTCACCGTGGCCGGGCAGTCGGCGGGCGGTGGTGCCGTGCAGAGCCTGCTGGGGGTGCCCGCGGCACGGGGGCTGTTCCGGGCGGTGCTCTCGGTCTCCGGTGCGGTCCTGGAGCCGGACGCCCCGGCCGTCGCCGCGGGGCTGGCCGCGCGCACCGGGGCGGTGCTCACCGCCGCCGCGCTGCGGGACGCGTCGGACGCCGAACTCCTGGCGTTGCAGGACGCGTTGGCCGCCGAGGGTGACCCGTTGAAGTGCCTGGCCCCGTACCCGGACGGCTCGTGGGTGACCCGGCCGGTGCGCGAGGCGGTCGCCGCGGCGGAGGTGCCGCTGCTGCTGGGCTTCACCGCGCACGAGTTCGCGGCGCCGGCCGGGTCGGAGCCGGAGGACGGCGTCGGCGGGTGGCTCGCCGCGTTCGGGCTGGACGGGGAGCGGGCGGCCCGGTTCACGGCGGACCACCCCGGGGCCGGGCTCGGCGACGTGCTCACCGACTGGCTGTTCCGGGCCCCGGCGCTGGCCCGCGCCGAGGCCCGGGCGGAGCGCGGACTGCCCACCTGGCTCTACCAGTTCGACTGGTCGGGCGACGCGCCCGGCCGGGCCGGGCAGGCCTACCACTGCACCGACCTACCGTTCGCCTTCGACCTGCTGCACGCCGAGGGCGTCACCGCCGCGCTGGGCGGGCGGCCTCCGCAGGCCCTCGCGGATGCCGTGCACGGGGCCTGGGTGGCCTTCGTTCGGGACGGTGATCCGGGTGCCGGGTGGCCGCCCTACGGGGACGGTCGGGCTGTCATGCGGTGGGACGTGCCGCTGCGGGTGGAGTCTGACCCGCTGCGGTGCGTTCGGGAGGTCTGGGGGGACTGA
- a CDS encoding patatin family protein, which produces MDQQDFEAPGARSRVLAALAERRRTGSRPGRRTDGLRIALAVEGGGMRGIISGGMALALHEAGLTGAFDAVYGASAGALTGAWLLSGDAGQLAGWADAEYARAMVRPGNPLRGRPVVDLHHLVEHLYAHVARMDFDAILANPTTLHPLATHTGTGLATDLHPLLTDPARLRLALRASAALPLLAGPPVELAGSHYYDAGLAESIPFRTALAQGATHVLVLRSRGSGTGAGAGAGAGAGTRIGTGVGGAAVVAGPSRGSRMIARTVLRRYPAPLRDSYLGRAERLRADEELLGRHDLDPPADGPAVLSVRPGPDAPKVGRLARDSVLLRAALEAGQAAMDEVIARLPRPRLP; this is translated from the coding sequence GTGGACCAGCAGGACTTCGAGGCCCCGGGCGCGCGCAGCCGCGTCCTGGCCGCCCTCGCCGAACGGCGGCGCACCGGCAGCCGCCCCGGCCGACGCACCGACGGCCTGCGGATCGCCCTCGCCGTCGAGGGCGGCGGCATGCGCGGCATCATCTCCGGCGGCATGGCGCTCGCCCTGCACGAGGCCGGGCTCACCGGCGCGTTCGACGCCGTCTACGGCGCCTCCGCCGGTGCGCTCACCGGGGCGTGGCTGCTCAGCGGCGACGCCGGACAGCTCGCCGGCTGGGCCGACGCCGAGTACGCCAGGGCGATGGTCCGCCCCGGCAACCCGCTGCGCGGCCGCCCCGTCGTCGACCTGCACCACCTGGTCGAGCACCTCTACGCGCACGTCGCCCGGATGGACTTCGACGCGATCCTGGCCAACCCCACCACCCTGCACCCGCTCGCCACCCACACCGGCACCGGCCTCGCCACCGACCTCCACCCGCTGCTCACCGACCCCGCCCGGCTCCGCCTCGCCCTGCGCGCCAGCGCCGCCCTGCCGCTGCTCGCCGGGCCGCCGGTCGAACTGGCCGGCAGCCACTACTACGACGCCGGGCTCGCCGAGTCCATCCCGTTCCGCACGGCGCTCGCCCAGGGCGCCACGCACGTCCTGGTGCTGCGCTCGCGCGGCTCGGGGACGGGGGCTGGGGCTGGGGCTGGGGCTGGGGCTGGAACGAGGATTGGGACGGGGGTCGGTGGAGCGGCGGTGGTGGCCGGGCCCTCGCGCGGCTCCCGGATGATCGCCCGGACGGTGCTGCGCCGCTACCCCGCGCCGCTGCGCGACTCCTACCTGGGGCGGGCCGAACGGCTGCGCGCGGACGAGGAGTTGCTCGGCCGCCACGACCTCGATCCGCCCGCGGACGGGCCCGCCGTGCTCTCCGTCCGCCCCGGCCCGGACGCCCCGAAGGTCGGGCGGCTGGCCCGGGACAGCGTGCTGCTGCGGGCCGCGCTGGAGGCCGGGCAGGCGGCGATGGACGAGGTGATCGCCCGACTGCCCCGCCCCCGGCTGCCCTGA
- a CDS encoding C39 family peptidase, whose protein sequence is MKPISHQVPYYSQWESPELVPDILDGTLRAADDPLWERSGAADEDEYEYWSWRLCGMACLRMVLDHWWGVAPAAVHLAEECRQAGAYVRYPDGRLDGLIHVPFAEYARTRWGLQAEAVAQLPAERIVAELAQDRLPMLSVHPGIRTLAPEVPRTGGHLVLAVGADDEALLIHNPSGFPDGSQRAARVPWVDLDRFYSGRGIVLGPPSVLSSR, encoded by the coding sequence GTGAAGCCGATCAGCCATCAGGTGCCCTACTACTCCCAGTGGGAGTCGCCCGAACTCGTGCCCGACATCCTGGACGGCACGCTGCGGGCCGCCGACGACCCGCTGTGGGAGCGCTCCGGCGCCGCCGACGAGGACGAGTACGAGTACTGGTCGTGGCGGCTGTGCGGGATGGCCTGCCTGCGGATGGTGCTCGACCACTGGTGGGGCGTCGCCCCCGCGGCCGTCCACCTCGCCGAGGAGTGCCGACAGGCCGGCGCGTACGTCCGGTACCCCGACGGGCGGCTGGACGGCCTGATCCACGTCCCGTTCGCCGAGTACGCCCGTACCCGCTGGGGCCTGCAGGCCGAGGCCGTCGCCCAACTGCCCGCCGAACGGATCGTCGCCGAACTCGCCCAGGACCGGCTCCCGATGCTCTCCGTCCACCCCGGCATCCGCACCCTCGCCCCCGAAGTCCCGCGCACCGGCGGGCACTTGGTGCTCGCCGTCGGCGCCGACGACGAGGCGCTGCTGATCCACAACCCGTCCGGTTTCCCCGACGGCTCCCAGCGCGCCGCCCGCGTCCCCTGGGTCGACCTCGACCGCTTCTACTCCGGCCGCGGCATCGTCCTCGGTCCGCCGTCCGTGCTGTCGTCGCGCTGA
- a CDS encoding GNAT family N-acetyltransferase gives MAAIRPEPVESPGARLLLTEYQAEVYRRWSGPPPAEAMPAGAPADSELAAPHGVFLLARLDGRPAGCAGVRALGTGPGTGELKRLYVRPSARGHGLGRLLLAAAEDAARALGHTRLRLDTMAELAEARALYTAAGYADIPPYNTNPYAAHWLEKAL, from the coding sequence TTGGCCGCCATCCGCCCCGAACCCGTCGAGTCCCCGGGCGCCCGGCTGCTGCTGACGGAGTACCAGGCCGAGGTGTACCGCCGCTGGAGCGGCCCGCCGCCCGCCGAAGCGATGCCCGCCGGGGCTCCGGCCGATTCCGAACTCGCCGCGCCGCACGGGGTGTTCCTGCTCGCCCGGCTGGACGGGCGTCCGGCCGGCTGTGCGGGGGTGCGGGCTCTCGGCACCGGCCCGGGCACCGGTGAACTGAAGCGCCTGTACGTCCGGCCGTCCGCCCGCGGGCACGGTCTGGGGCGGCTCCTGCTCGCCGCCGCGGAGGACGCCGCCCGCGCGCTCGGGCACACCCGGCTGCGGCTGGACACCATGGCCGAACTCGCCGAGGCGCGCGCCCTGTACACGGCCGCCGGCTACGCGGACATCCCGCCGTACAACACCAACCCGTACGCCGCGCACTGGCTGGAGAAGGCGCTGTGA
- a CDS encoding aldo/keto reductase — MEYTHLGRTGLSVSPLCLGTMNFGPHTVEADAHRIMDAAHEHGINFFDTANVYGWGENRGLTETIIGNWFAKGGGRREKTVIATKLYGDMGDWPNEGKLSALNIRRAVDASLHRLQTDHIDLYQMHHVDRDTPWDEIWQAMEVLTLQGKIIYVGSSNFAGWHLAQAQEAAKARNFLGLTSEQSLYNLIERSVELEVAPAAQHYGLGLIPWSPLHGGLLGGVLRKEREGVRRASGRALETLNEHREQIQSYEDLCAELGHEPGDVALAWLRTRPAVTAPIIGPRTEEQLAAAVRSLDVQLDAKTLERLDEIFPGYRTAPEHYAW; from the coding sequence ATGGAGTACACCCACCTCGGCCGCACCGGCCTGTCCGTCTCCCCGCTCTGCCTCGGCACCATGAACTTCGGCCCGCACACCGTGGAGGCCGACGCGCACCGGATCATGGACGCCGCGCACGAACACGGCATCAACTTCTTCGACACCGCCAACGTCTACGGCTGGGGCGAGAACCGGGGCCTCACCGAGACCATCATCGGCAACTGGTTCGCCAAGGGCGGCGGGCGGCGCGAGAAGACCGTGATCGCCACCAAGCTGTACGGAGACATGGGCGACTGGCCCAACGAGGGCAAGCTCTCCGCGCTCAACATCCGCCGCGCCGTGGACGCCAGCCTGCACCGCCTGCAGACCGACCACATCGACCTCTACCAGATGCACCACGTCGACCGGGACACCCCCTGGGACGAGATCTGGCAGGCGATGGAGGTGCTCACCCTCCAGGGCAAGATCATCTACGTCGGCTCCTCCAACTTCGCCGGCTGGCACCTCGCCCAGGCCCAGGAGGCCGCCAAGGCACGCAACTTCCTCGGCCTCACCAGCGAGCAGTCGCTGTACAACCTGATCGAGCGCAGCGTCGAACTGGAGGTGGCCCCCGCCGCCCAGCACTACGGCCTCGGCCTGATCCCGTGGTCCCCGCTGCACGGCGGCCTGCTCGGCGGCGTCCTGCGCAAGGAGCGCGAGGGCGTCCGCCGCGCCTCGGGCCGGGCCCTGGAGACCCTGAACGAGCACCGCGAGCAGATCCAGTCCTACGAGGACCTGTGCGCGGAGCTCGGCCACGAGCCCGGCGACGTCGCGCTCGCCTGGCTGCGCACCCGCCCGGCCGTCACCGCCCCGATCATCGGCCCCCGCACCGAGGAGCAACTCGCCGCCGCGGTCCGCTCGTTGGACGTGCAGCTGGACGCCAAGACGCTGGAGCGGCTGGACGAGATCTTCCCCGGCTACCGCACCGCGCCGGAGCACTACGCCTGGTGA
- a CDS encoding LPXTG cell wall anchor domain-containing protein, with translation MPLINRAPRLRAATAVLAATGAVAAAALLPTARSASAAPGDLASATLVQLTNQDVPAIGLSAYHGAYGTARSTTVPDTDVADFSSDPDGMLSRISIATKTTTTSTDPSKYFAQAQLTDLVVWFNSNQLIHYGPVEVGSVASLDSYAECVPPPVGPFALAYNHTDGDQVTVLGQRVGVGTTRLQITGADLGLPATIGPSTLDVTVVEHADPAVQSRQYTADAWLDIDIAGTFNNLRGQQLYTGAVTSARLGEVQVNCPNSSPSPSPSPSPSPSPSPSPSPSPSPSPSPTPSPTPTPTPTPTPPPSPEPTPTSPAPVPLPDTGADDDTLALGAAALGLCALGAGALLHSRRRRH, from the coding sequence ATGCCCCTCATCAACCGCGCGCCCCGGCTGCGCGCCGCCACCGCCGTCCTCGCCGCCACCGGCGCCGTCGCGGCGGCCGCCCTGCTGCCCACCGCGCGCTCCGCGTCCGCCGCGCCGGGGGACTTGGCGAGCGCGACACTGGTGCAGCTCACCAACCAGGACGTCCCGGCGATCGGCCTGTCGGCGTACCACGGTGCGTACGGCACCGCGCGCTCCACCACGGTGCCCGACACCGACGTGGCGGACTTCTCCTCCGACCCGGACGGGATGCTGTCCCGGATCAGCATCGCCACCAAGACCACCACCACCTCCACCGACCCGTCCAAGTACTTCGCGCAGGCCCAACTCACCGACCTGGTCGTGTGGTTCAACTCCAACCAGCTGATCCACTACGGCCCGGTCGAGGTCGGTTCGGTGGCGTCCCTGGACTCCTACGCCGAGTGCGTCCCGCCGCCCGTCGGCCCGTTCGCGCTGGCGTACAACCACACCGACGGCGACCAGGTGACCGTCCTCGGGCAGCGGGTCGGCGTCGGCACCACCCGGTTGCAGATCACCGGCGCGGACCTCGGCCTGCCCGCCACCATCGGGCCGTCCACGCTGGACGTCACGGTGGTCGAGCACGCCGACCCGGCCGTGCAGAGCCGCCAGTACACCGCGGACGCCTGGCTGGACATCGACATCGCGGGCACCTTCAACAACCTGCGGGGGCAGCAGCTGTACACCGGCGCGGTGACCAGCGCCCGCCTCGGCGAAGTCCAGGTGAACTGCCCCAACTCCAGCCCCTCGCCGTCCCCTTCGCCCTCTCCCTCCCCCTCTCCCTCCCCTTCGCCTTCGCCTTCCCCCTCGCCCTCACCGTCCCCCACCCCCTCCCCGACTCCCACGCCCACTCCCACCCCCACTCCGCCCCCGAGCCCGGAGCCGACGCCCACCAGCCCGGCGCCCGTCCCGCTGCCGGACACCGGGGCCGACGACGACACCCTCGCCCTGGGCGCCGCCGCGCTGGGCCTGTGCGCCCTGGGCGCCGGAGCGCTGCTGCACTCCCGTCGCCGCCGGCACTGA
- a CDS encoding DUF6193 family natural product biosynthesis protein yields the protein MTVYPPYEQRRAFRVVLGSDLPSNSPRLAGGWTADPAEAVRTVAAWTGGAGLEETKAQAPCIEFRPWALVHEREPLDGVELEWHLQLDRIHFPPDDRNLRTHALLAAAYAQPALRRLTPATSMLNVWFSTSVRANWRTHVGHASGG from the coding sequence GTGACGGTGTATCCGCCCTACGAGCAGCGCCGGGCCTTCCGGGTGGTCCTCGGAAGCGACCTTCCGAGCAACTCCCCGCGCCTGGCCGGCGGGTGGACCGCCGATCCGGCCGAGGCGGTCAGGACGGTGGCGGCCTGGACCGGCGGAGCGGGGCTCGAGGAGACCAAGGCGCAGGCCCCGTGCATCGAATTCCGGCCCTGGGCCCTCGTGCACGAGCGGGAGCCGTTGGACGGGGTCGAGTTGGAGTGGCACCTCCAGTTGGACCGCATCCACTTTCCGCCGGACGACCGGAACCTACGCACGCATGCGTTGCTGGCCGCGGCGTACGCCCAGCCGGCGCTCCGCCGGCTGACACCGGCGACCAGCATGTTGAACGTCTGGTTCTCCACCAGTGTCAGGGCGAACTGGAGGACACATGTCGGGCACGCTTCCGGCGGTTGA
- the rpe gene encoding ribulose-phosphate 3-epimerase — MAQINPSILSADFARLADEAEAVRGADWLHVDVMDNHFVPNLTLGVPIVESLARATDTPLDCHLMIEQPDRWAPQYVEAGAGSVTFHVEAAAAPVRLAREIRAKGARASMALRPATPIEPYEDLLPELDMVLIMTVEPGFGGQAFLDIMLPKIRRTRQLIDKHGLDLWLQVDGGVAPTTIEACAEAGADVFVAGSAVYGAADPVEAVRALRAQAEAASAEAWWACKH; from the coding sequence ATGGCGCAGATCAACCCCAGCATCCTGTCCGCGGACTTCGCCCGCCTCGCCGACGAGGCCGAGGCGGTGCGCGGCGCGGACTGGCTGCACGTCGACGTGATGGACAACCACTTCGTCCCCAACCTCACGCTGGGCGTGCCGATCGTCGAGTCGCTGGCCCGCGCCACCGACACCCCCCTCGACTGCCACCTGATGATCGAACAGCCCGACCGCTGGGCCCCGCAGTACGTCGAAGCCGGTGCCGGTTCCGTCACCTTCCACGTCGAGGCTGCCGCCGCGCCCGTCCGCCTCGCCCGCGAGATCCGCGCCAAGGGCGCCCGCGCCTCGATGGCCCTGCGCCCCGCCACCCCGATCGAGCCGTACGAGGACCTGCTGCCCGAGCTCGACATGGTGCTGATCATGACGGTCGAACCCGGCTTCGGCGGCCAGGCGTTCCTCGACATCATGCTCCCCAAGATCCGCCGCACCCGGCAGCTGATCGACAAGCACGGCCTCGACCTGTGGCTCCAGGTCGACGGCGGTGTCGCCCCCACCACCATCGAGGCCTGCGCCGAGGCCGGCGCGGACGTGTTCGTGGCCGGTTCGGCGGTCTACGGCGCGGCCGACCCCGTGGAGGCCGTCCGGGCGCTGCGGGCGCAGGCGGAGGCGGCGAGCGCCGAGGCCTGGTGGGCGTGCAAGCACTGA
- a CDS encoding O-methyltransferase, whose product MSTLGTSSYADTVALPEPVARAVELAVRLGFAQSCRPEHGRLLQALAAGATPAGGIGETGTGSGVGLGWLLAGRRPGVRVVSVEREAELVHAVRELFADVPDLEVVHGDWTAIHEHGPFDLLALDGGGNGKQTAPADPLRLLTPGGTLVVDDLTPLTTWPPTYRGAPDTGRTAWYDHPALLTTEVRLAPDLSTLLATRRH is encoded by the coding sequence ATGTCGACCCTCGGTACCTCCTCCTACGCCGACACCGTCGCGCTGCCCGAACCCGTCGCCCGGGCCGTCGAGTTGGCGGTCCGGCTGGGCTTCGCCCAGTCCTGCCGCCCGGAGCACGGACGGCTGCTGCAGGCCCTCGCGGCGGGCGCGACCCCGGCCGGGGGCATCGGCGAGACCGGTACCGGCTCCGGCGTCGGCCTGGGCTGGCTGCTGGCCGGCCGCCGCCCGGGCGTCCGGGTGGTGAGCGTCGAGCGGGAGGCGGAACTCGTGCACGCGGTACGGGAGTTGTTCGCCGACGTACCCGACCTGGAGGTGGTGCACGGCGACTGGACCGCGATCCACGAGCACGGCCCGTTCGACCTGCTGGCGCTGGACGGCGGCGGCAACGGCAAGCAAACCGCGCCCGCCGACCCGCTCCGCCTGCTCACCCCCGGCGGCACCCTGGTGGTCGACGACCTCACCCCCCTCACCACCTGGCCACCGACCTACCGGGGCGCCCCCGACACCGGCCGCACCGCCTGGTACGACCACCCGGCCCTGCTCACCACCGAGGTCCGCCTCGCCCCCGACCTGTCCACCCTGCTCGCCACCCGCCGCCACTGA
- a CDS encoding leucine-rich repeat domain-containing protein: MTGPVVNLWRVGPDAVPQEVWSRTDAEVLILAENRLTEIPDGIGEFTRLRTLDLGHNALTAVPDRIGDLTGLSDFLYLHDNRLTALPAALGRLHRLRYLNVGENPLTELPGEICDLAQLLELRAQDCRLARLPDRIGALTRLRELRLRGNSLAELPDSLSGLRELRCLELRDNRLARLPRALAALPLLRELDLRGNPLAEAPAWLAELPSLEKLDLRWTPEPPARHLVDALERRGCAVYF; this comes from the coding sequence GTGACGGGGCCGGTGGTGAACCTGTGGCGGGTGGGTCCGGACGCCGTACCGCAGGAGGTGTGGAGCCGCACGGACGCCGAGGTGCTGATCCTGGCGGAGAACCGGCTGACCGAAATCCCGGACGGCATCGGCGAGTTCACCCGGCTGCGGACGCTCGACCTGGGGCACAACGCGCTCACCGCCGTCCCCGACCGGATCGGCGACCTGACCGGACTGTCCGACTTCCTCTACCTGCACGACAACCGGCTGACCGCGCTGCCGGCCGCGCTCGGCCGCCTGCACCGGCTGCGCTACCTCAACGTCGGCGAGAATCCGCTCACCGAACTCCCGGGCGAAATCTGCGACTTGGCCCAGCTGCTCGAACTGCGGGCGCAGGACTGCCGGTTGGCTCGGCTGCCGGACCGGATCGGCGCCCTGACCCGGCTGCGCGAGCTGCGGCTGCGCGGCAACTCCCTGGCCGAACTGCCCGATTCGCTGTCCGGCCTGCGTGAACTGCGCTGCCTGGAACTGCGCGACAACCGGCTGGCGCGCCTGCCCCGCGCCCTGGCCGCGCTGCCGCTGCTGCGCGAACTCGACCTGCGCGGCAACCCGTTGGCCGAGGCCCCGGCCTGGCTGGCCGAACTCCCCTCGCTGGAGAAGCTGGACCTGCGCTGGACTCCGGAACCGCCCGCCCGGCACCTGGTCGACGCCCTCGAACGGCGCGGCTGCGCCGTGTACTTCTAG
- a CDS encoding LuxR C-terminal-related transcriptional regulator, whose protein sequence is MLEALGLTATAGRVYRALLDRPADSLDEIAAHCALGTTQVHDSLDELGHLMLVRASAEHPGRMRAVDPAIGLADLLARQEAELAERQATLAASRAAVTRMVADRAEHRSEHGERLLGMDAILHRLERMGRDTTREVVSIQPGNQRPEDLDASRPADAQVLARGITIRTLYQDSTRHQPHTVTYAHWLRSQGGEVRTSPTVPQRIVLVDRREALVPVDPEDNRKGALYVTEPGILSALIDLFEQAWNTAVPLGSTTPEDPATGLTPTERELLRLLGSGLTDDAAGQRLGFSSRTVGRHMASIMERLNASSRFEAGIKAAQRGWL, encoded by the coding sequence GTGCTGGAGGCGCTGGGACTCACGGCCACGGCCGGCCGGGTCTACCGGGCACTGCTCGACCGACCCGCCGACAGCCTCGACGAGATCGCCGCCCACTGCGCGCTCGGCACCACCCAGGTCCACGACAGCCTGGACGAACTCGGCCACCTCATGCTGGTGCGCGCCTCCGCCGAACACCCCGGCCGGATGCGCGCCGTCGACCCCGCCATCGGCCTCGCCGACCTGCTCGCCCGACAGGAAGCCGAACTCGCCGAACGCCAGGCCACCCTGGCCGCCTCCCGCGCCGCCGTCACCCGCATGGTCGCCGACCGGGCCGAGCACCGCTCCGAACACGGCGAACGACTGCTCGGCATGGACGCCATCCTGCACCGCCTCGAACGCATGGGCCGCGACACCACCCGCGAAGTCGTCAGCATCCAACCCGGCAACCAGCGCCCCGAGGACCTCGACGCCTCCCGCCCCGCCGACGCCCAGGTCCTCGCCCGCGGCATCACCATCCGCACCCTCTACCAGGACTCCACCCGCCACCAGCCGCACACCGTCACCTACGCCCACTGGCTGCGCAGCCAGGGCGGCGAAGTCCGCACCTCCCCCACCGTCCCCCAGCGGATCGTCCTCGTCGACCGCCGCGAGGCCCTGGTCCCCGTCGACCCCGAGGACAATCGCAAGGGCGCCCTGTACGTCACCGAGCCCGGCATCCTCAGCGCCCTGATCGACCTGTTCGAGCAGGCCTGGAACACCGCCGTCCCCCTCGGATCCACCACCCCCGAAGACCCTGCCACCGGCCTCACCCCCACCGAACGCGAACTGCTGCGCCTCCTGGGAAGCGGCCTCACCGACGACGCCGCAGGACAGCGCCTGGGTTTCTCCTCCCGCACCGTCGGCCGTCACATGGCCTCCATCATGGAACGCCTCAACGCCAGCAGCCGCTTCGAGGCGGGCATCAAGGCCGCCCAGCGCGGTTGGCTCTGA
- a CDS encoding DUF6348 family protein, whose amino-acid sequence MADELSALHGERWQVEGEEVRGPGALAVRLGEPPDGDPHRLDLVFLVDRDRPETAVPDRITGVDGGGSGGSGDGVGDGSGDGDRDPVRRGVEVWASTAGAALIELVAHNGRFAGHLDPSDPDGMPGWHAVHGGVVGWGTGKRFHDVQDWLVRNPVLPALAPALGGDLGRDQLVGVQVSFGSGPDGRTAEVLVHGEVHAAASAALAALDWPRVAEGESYARTFVLLVRRAGARPPADVGLRAAGRA is encoded by the coding sequence GTGGCGGACGAACTGTCCGCGCTGCACGGGGAACGGTGGCAGGTCGAGGGCGAAGAGGTGCGCGGGCCCGGCGCGTTGGCGGTGCGGCTGGGCGAACCGCCGGACGGCGACCCGCACCGGCTGGACCTGGTGTTCCTGGTCGACCGGGACCGCCCGGAGACCGCCGTCCCGGACCGGATCACCGGCGTCGACGGCGGTGGCAGCGGCGGCAGTGGTGACGGCGTCGGTGACGGCAGCGGGGACGGCGACCGGGATCCGGTGCGCCGGGGCGTCGAGGTGTGGGCGTCCACCGCGGGCGCCGCGCTGATCGAACTCGTCGCCCACAACGGCAGGTTCGCCGGTCACCTGGACCCGTCCGACCCGGACGGCATGCCCGGCTGGCACGCCGTCCACGGCGGCGTGGTCGGCTGGGGCACCGGCAAGCGCTTCCACGACGTGCAGGACTGGCTGGTCCGCAACCCGGTGCTGCCCGCGCTCGCACCCGCCCTCGGCGGGGACCTCGGACGGGACCAACTCGTCGGCGTGCAGGTGTCGTTCGGCAGCGGACCGGACGGGCGGACGGCCGAGGTGCTGGTGCACGGCGAGGTGCACGCCGCCGCCTCCGCGGCGCTCGCCGCGCTGGACTGGCCGCGGGTCGCCGAGGGCGAGTCGTACGCCCGGACCTTCGTCCTGCTGGTCCGCCGGGCCGGGGCCAGGCCGCCGGCCGACGTCGGGCTCCGGGCGGCGGGGCGGGCGTAG
- a CDS encoding e9imm peptide — MTRAAAVVLVQKIMDMDYAEDAEAYGVLEALDRALGCPTGYVSDLIFWPKGPEPTAAEVVDQALEYRPFAG, encoded by the coding sequence ATGACTCGTGCAGCGGCCGTTGTGTTGGTGCAGAAGATCATGGATATGGACTATGCCGAGGATGCCGAGGCGTACGGTGTTCTGGAGGCTTTGGACAGGGCCCTCGGCTGTCCGACCGGCTACGTAAGCGACTTGATCTTCTGGCCGAAGGGTCCGGAGCCGACAGCCGCAGAGGTTGTCGACCAGGCTCTGGAGTACCGGCCCTTCGCCGGGTGA